tctcATCACAATTGGAGGAAGCTCTTTAATACTCAAAAATAGGTTTCTTTGAAAGATAAGGGCTATTCCTTCATTATACCAATTAAGCAGGTACAAGGTCTGGAGTTAATTGTAAGTGTGTAATTTGTATTTGGAGGCTGTTGCTGTGAAGCACATCATGCGGTCAAAGATCTCTCCATACAAGAGAAACAGATGATTGTTAGGATTCAGAAACTAAACAGATCCATCAGAGAGAGAACAGGAACATCAGGAGCAGACATATCAACAATTTGATACAGTTCAACACGTAGAGTTATTCGATTTAAATCCAATTCTAATCTGACTCCATATTAGTTTGACCTGGAAGGAATATATGTTGAAAGGCAAATTGGCTAATTATTCtcctgacatttgattattctaatttaactctttactttATTGTGATAATTGGGCACAAACTCGCCAGTCTAAACAGTAGCCAGAGGTTATGACTGATACTATTTAATAGGTTgcccattattttaaatagttcaaGCTCAAAACAATAATCAGAGGCTATGCTAGCACTATCTGTCTAGGACCCCCAACAGTCATGACGTAAAGAAAACTGGTACAGCTAAACCAGTTGGGGTTGCCAGTGGGGGGACTAGTTCACCACAGATGTCCAGTCAGAGACATAAAGATGCAGTTTTAAGTTCTTGAtgcttttattttcttcacaACAATTCCATAAATGTTGAGCACGTAAGTGCAGACATTACATTGGTGTTTCCATCTGTGTGTGGTCTTTAACGAAGAAATAACAGATTAGAGTAAACAAATCAATGAAGTAGGTAAATTCATACAAAGAGAAAGTAGCAAAACACACTTAAATGAACAACCTACATAAGAAAGTGTGATAATCAAACATTGCATTTAAAGTAACCTTAAACAATGAATATCAACGAAAATCAGAAGGGTCACAGCTATGAAGAgctgaaatacataaataaacttaCTTGGTTAAACCAGCACACAACACCAGgtatttaatatgattatttattttattggcatgTATAAGAGTTATctgtataaattatgtattataaaacactatgacaaggtaatgtttaacttatatatatttagatattttatttattacatgttatatctcacacatggagtggaattttctataatgtctaaattctaaatcaaaatacatatctgatatgacttaatgcataatcagcataaaacaaaaacaatattattcacattctcaaggattaaagattaaatggaaagaaattaaaatgattgtACAGCCTTCAAATAGGTGTTGATATGCACTAAGCTTgtaaacaactaatgaacaaaagaagaagaaagaaacagctgTGTTTTATCTTAGCGTCTGTTTCTGTAGTGACTCGTCGATTCGTCGCTCTGTTGAGAATGCGTTGAGTCTTATCCAAGAACATACTCTGAGCTGAGTGAACTGACTCCCGGACATACCTCGAGtcagcaaggtttggggttaatcaaccgaAAGTTAACCCTgatttctggaatacaccccagaacacttaaaaataaaagctcatttacAGCAGGCCTTTTCAACACTACGTATAACTTAATTAAAGCTGAGACAATAATCAGTGGTTAGGCTAGTACTATTTATCTAGTCCCGATAGTTTAAAATAACTACGTACAACTTAAAGCTCAAACAGTAAACAGTGCTTGTGCTAGCACTATATGTCTacactgtaattaatttctgtaaaaatcACAGCATTATTTTATAATGCAGCGTAAAAAAAATTTGAACGGAAATTCATCAATGAAGTGTATTAGAACTTCCTGTTATCATAGCAGGCCGCAGCAGATACGAAAAATGGCAGAGTCGAAGAGTCGCAGTTTCTGTTGTGTTCCAGGCTGTTTGTCTTCCAACCAAAAACAGCCCTACCTTTCATTTCATTCTTTTCCTGTGGATCAAAACCTGAAACCCAAATGGATGCAGGCAATCTGAAGAGAGCAAGGGCATAGTTTTAATGTATAAACGGGTAACACCTATGTCTGCAGCCGGCACTTCGCTCCGGATGATTACAGTGGTGGCTGCGTCGTTGTGTTGTCCCGAGCCTATTCCCTTGGAACAACTTTACTGCTCCTTTGAGAAGGGAGTCAGTATATAGAGCTATGCCGTGAAGATAAGCACATGGTGGCTGAGGTAGTAAGGATGGATCACGACTACGTGACAAACCCACCTGCAGGTAAGATTGTTCATAATGTGTTTAGCTAATGCTAGTCAACTATGTGTACCGTTATtggataaatgcatttatatctgaAGAAATGAATGTTTATAATATGAGCTGTTAACGAAATTAACAACTAACGTTAGCCTACATCTGTAACATAGTCTCATGCTGTCTAGCTGTAAGGGGCCAGAGATGGGCAGTAGGGGAGAGCGGGGCACAACCTAACGCTTTTTGACTTTCTCCATTTTTGTAACCTACACAGCAAAATTGCCAGAGTTAATTCAACTCTATGAGAGTTAATTTTAACACTTTACTGGTGTATATATAATCCACACTGGCCTGAGTTAAATAAACACTTTCAAAAGTGTTAATAAAGTAACACTGACTCAAGAGTTAAACATTAAATTCTTACCTATCATTAATTATTTCCAaactttatatataaacacaatgcACTCTGTTCTAATCATACATTATAAAACAAAGACTTAATTATTTTAGGTCCAgagttaaataattgtataaataaaccaatacaaaacaacaacatactttcacaattcatttttaatgaaacacTGAATGCAGTGCATTTTGATGTGGGTAAAGCTTTGTAACATTTCATGTATAGAAAAACACTGcctaaacaaaacaatgaaaaggcACCACAAATGTATCCTCATTTGGTCCATATGCATTTTGAATGTTATAGGGTTTATAAAGCATAAGATCAGCAGCTTTCACAACAGCAAACTCTTTTCCATCAACAACTCTGAATGCATAACAATGCTCACTGAAGAGCTCTGTAACAAGTTTTTCAACCACAAAGTAAACATTTTCACCCAACACAAGAATGTTGGTAATTTTACAGAATAATGGCATCTCATGTTTTATCTCTGTGCATATGGCAAGACCAGGTCTATATTCAGTGCCATCAAGTTTAGTCCAACTGGTAGAGTAAATGTCTGTCTGTACTGTGATTTGCAAAGCATTGGCCAAGTCTTCACATTTTTCATAGTCACTTAGGGAAAAATAGTTCATTGGTCCCAATTCTTTCTGCTTTAAACTGAGCGTTTCCCAGTGGTTTCCTATTGCCATTTGATGTTTTTTCGCAAGCGACTTTGTGATGTTCTTAAAACTTTTCagcatgtttttgaaaagtttgtTTTTGGCTTCAAATCTCATGCTCCAAGTGTGCAAAAGAGGTCCTATTTTCCTTATGCACGAAGGATAATGAACCATAAAATGGTGCTTTGGAATTAACTTTTGCTGAGGGTACACCAATTTGAAAAGTTGATGATGCTCGCTGatcaagtgtttaaaaaaaaaaacagtcatgcCATAAGTTACAACAGGCGAAAAGACAATATTAATAATGTGCAGCAAGATGATCAACAAGTTCCAGTTTGGATTTCCTGGAGGTACGAGGTCACCAAAAAGTAAGGGTGTGTTCCGCACCAAACAGAGTGTCTGTATAGAGTTCAATCCAATGGAATTTCCACCATGTTCCAAGTTTACATTCGTTGGGCGGTTTTTGCGCTCTGTGTAACCGAAGTCAAAAGAATAAATCCTTAAAAGAAGATCATTTTTTGATATGAAATTTTCAGTCATGTATCCAAATAAAAGTTTCAACTCATACTGAGCAACACCCTCTAGTATGTCATGCATTATATCAAAGGAATAATTGGAACAAACATGAAAATACTGTTAAGTGTTCAACGAAGAGTCTCTTTTAACCCCATATACAGAGTTCAACTGTGTATCTGACTGAAGGTCCCTGCAGTGTACCTCAAAGCTGGCTTTATCACGGACCACTACTCTTGGGTCATCCTCACTATAAACATTCTGGGCATCAGATTTTGCAGTTAGACACAAACGACAAAAGTAATTACTGTTAAAAGACTCATTAAAACCAAGAAGAGCATGCATTGCCAAGTTATCTCCTACAACCTGACAAATTGAACCATAAACCTTTTCAGAAGAAATGGGCAAATAAATCCCCTCATTCTCTAGAATTTTAACATCATTTACCAAAGGAGCTAAAATGGTATCAAATCCATATTTTTTAACATcttgagagtgaaagagagaaactaAGTGGATGTTCAGTACAGCAGAGTTGAACTTCGGTGGAAGATTTCTCAGAATGAAATATAGACAGCCAATCTTGTGAATCCCATGTTTTGACCCCAAGGGATTGCACGTCTCAAAATCAGCGTAATACAGGTGGATTTGTAAGGAATTGAGTTTTGAAAACAAAGGGTGGCCTCTGCAGTAACTTCCATCACTAAAGTCTTTGTATACATCTGGACTGATGTCAAACCCCAATTTAAAATGCTTACAAATATCAGTGTTGCGAAACATAAATTTTAGACTATCCAAAATGGGAATGTACACAAAAGTCTCTTTAACTGGAACCTGGTCATAGGTGCCAGTTCTTTTGTTTCTTCTATTGTCAAACCGAACACCAAGAACTATTTCTAATGGTTGAACAATTCCCCATCTTTCACTGAAAAACTTTGCTCGTTTAGCTTCTGAATAAAAACTGGTAAACGGATTttcaaaactctttttaaaaggttCAGGGGAGTCTGGTCTAACAACATCCTGCTTCGTTTGTAAATGTAACTCTGTGGTAAACTCTTCAAGATCACATATAATCGATGAAACTGTGGAACCAGAAGCACCACTTCCCTGCAGCTTCGCAACAATTGAAGCACACATTTCCTTTAAATCCACTTTAGGAAGAACTGGATCACTTTCAACACGATCATCATCTAAACGAGGTTCTTCATCTGAGAGTGCAGACTGTACTGTATCTGACTGGGTACAAATATGAGTGGGACAAACAACTGAACAAGGAACATGAATTTTGTCCAAATGTTTTCTAAACCCAGAGTATGTTGAAAATTGCTTTCGGCAACGCTGTTGATTGCAAACAAGTCTAGACTTAGAAGTGGGATAGAAACCATGTTCACACTTCAAATGTGAAATCAGTGAATGGGCATCAGCATACAACTCTTCACATCTGAAACAGAGCAACATTTTTTCAAGATTCAGCTCAGGTGCTATTCAGCAGTTTAGCTCGCAGTTCTTTCACTCTTGGTGCCTCTTTTGTTTTTCCAACATCTATGTTATAAACCGTGGTCTGCAGGAAAGTGTAGAAGTTGATGAGAGCGTTGTCATAggatatattaaaaatgtagtgTACTTTGAAGAGCTCATCCAAAGCACCCAGAGAACCAGCCGTCTCACAAGGGATGAGCTTGTTATCCAGAGCAATGTAGTAGTAGCTGTCAATCACGTCTCGACTCCTCCCCACGGCTAGAAGATATGGTTGATGACTTTGGCTTTTCTTTAGGTGCTCATCAATGCTGCAGCATGACTACAAaggtgaaaaacaaacaaagttaccCTTCCAATTTTagtctttttaaacattttactggTAACAAAATAGacctaaaaaaattaaacacttgGTAATCTTATCACATTTATCAGACTATACAACCTTTGTCTTTTGAAAAACTACAACACATATTccattatttattcattgcacgtcaacagacagcaagagttttatcctgcacttcaagtattatctttgtaagaaaagtgtttttggccacttgctttgtagatgcgtgtcacacattatatgcacgttcttgcctttgaccacaatgaatttgaagtagtgctttcCACATTGAAAAtggcaacttttcatcggattgctcctgactcgccatttctgctactgctgcgaatctctgtgtagctgttgcgtcaCGCGCCAGCAGATGGTGGAAGAAGGTGAACCAGTAAAAGCAGTGTGGATAGATCACTGTCCCAGTCTgtggtaaaataaaaacagcaacaacaaataaaGAACATTACACTCGAGTGGAATGGGACCAAAAGCATGACTATAATCAGATTTATTGACTATTTTTGCCTACTTGAATCTGTGGCATTCTCAGGGGCTTTCTCAGCTGACATCAGGAGACGTTGCACAGGAGATGTCTTAGTCAGGTTTCTTGCTTCTTGAATGATTTTTGGCTTAACGGTTCCATTCCACCTTTCCAAGAGCTTTGAGGATGTGTTCAAATCGAACAGAAGAACAAAATCTTGGTTCACCTTGAAAATATTTATCAGCATTAGACACTTACACATGCACTTAAAGCAACattcaatcattttaaatattacttacTAATCCTTTGGTGTCTAGAAACCTTGGAAAGGTTTTTAGAATATTTGTTGCTGTATCAGCATCGTGAACAAGTTCCTGGCGATAGCGAAATGTCTGTctcatgttttttaaaaatggtttcttCAACTCCTGTATGAGCAAGAAGTGAAATGGCCTCCACAAGAGCATCTCCCTCAAGCTGATGTTCTAAACTAATGTCTCTCCTGATGTTTGGACCTCCTTGTTCAGAGCTAGACTTATTCTTTCTTTCAGTGTGACAAGAGTGGTTTCTTTGAACGGTTTTTAAACGCCAAGCTAGATAACCACTTCCGCTTGCTGCATCATAAAAGTGCTCCTGTAAATTTGGGGGGAAAACAGGACCATTTTACATTCATACATCTAAATCTAAAGATTCCACTTATCAATCAATTCCTTCAAGTAAAAAAATTTGATAATTTTATGGAAAAAGTCTTACATATCCCTTCTTGGAAAATGGGTCTTTCAATGAAGGAAACAAAGACACAATTCCAATGGCATACTGCTCTCTCTGCTTCTGGGTTGGAATCCTcctaccaaaaataaaatgtacatatatgggATGGGACAGCacgtaccatatttttcggactataaatcacatcaatccaaaaatatatcatgactaggaaaaaaaaacactggactataagtcacatttatttagaaccaagagaaaacattactgtttacAGCGGCGAGAAGCCGCTCAATGCTGCTCCGTGCTCCTGTAACCTCGACTACCGTTTTCCGCTACATATTTTACTACCTGTAGTTTGTAATCTGCAGAATAGGATTTTCTTTTTGGGGGCTTTTTGTTTGCATTCAGTCTTTCTCAGTTGTCttaatatttcagttaacagttttcagtggtaggctacaggagcactgatcagcataaagcgccctctcgtggccgtagacagtaatgttttatcttagttaatttctctcggttcatgttaaattaatttagataaataagtcgcacctgactataagtcccaggaccagccaaactatgaaaaaaagtgtgacttatagtctggaaaatatggtaagTGACAGctatgcatacaaaaaaaaaaaaaaaaagtcttccatTTAGATGATAGATTTAGGTCTCTGTCTTAATTTTTagctgaccccccccccccccccccacacacacatattatagtCAATTatcttaaatgtgtaaatgtagcTTACCCATGCCTCTCTGTCATGTGCCCCACCAGTATGTTAACAAGCGCTCTTCTCATTTCATTTGACAAAGTATCGGTGGCCTTGTACTCTTCAAGAATTTCATCTCCTTTGGATTTCTCTTTTAAGGCAGCAAGCACCATCtatgttaaaacaataaaagcataGTTTGCTCATATATCATTCTTAGGCCTGTCACGATACATATACTTTTTGGTGCTACATATTGTCCCAGAAATCAATTGTGATAAATTACTGAATTTTTTCATCAGTTAGTCTATATTagcataattatacaaatattacacAAGCACAATGTGGAAGAAATGGCATCACAGACAAACACAGATAACACAATGTTCAACTTTAACTGtaacagtattttaaattgttataagaggtattttaaacatcttttattGTATTTAGGGGTTGTAACGATATTTGAAAGTACAAAATTGATGgtgatattttatgattttatgtctTTCAATTAATTAACAAGTAGGGCTTTAACATAACCCATTACAAAAATGTCTGCTCCATcacaaataatttgtttaatttttgtttaaaaaaaataaataaataaaaagcttcaTTAGAAGATGGAAATATATAAAAGCTATTTTAACTTGTCCTGTCCTATGCCCTATATCTATGCACAGTTGCATAGAGTCTGCTCTATATTACATGTAGGCTATAATGTCTATAGTTAAATGTGTGCATTTACGTAagtattttggttgcactttattttacagtacgtgtactaacatgtacttatagtgtacttacagtgtatttatctaagaaagttctggtaatacaaggtaactacatggggtagggttaggtttaggggtaggttcagggttagtacatagttattacatagttattgtaattactataataagtacatagtatgtacatgaggaacaggactgtaaaataaagtgctaccagtaTTTTagcagaataaaatataatagcgTGCTTGTACCGCAAGACATTTAAAATGAGGTGCCGATGCGATCACTTCAAATACAAGTTTCTTAGCAGTTTCTTAACACTTCAAATAACCAAACAAGATACTATTTTTGCCACCTGGGTCCCTCTGACCTtaagcatgtaaaaaataaaccgAAACTCCATTGCCTCAGACATGAAAAATAGATCTATAGAACAtggaatgttttaataataaaacctgtATATAGTGggcattagggctg
This DNA window, taken from Carassius auratus strain Wakin chromosome 14, ASM336829v1, whole genome shotgun sequence, encodes the following:
- the LOC113114356 gene encoding uncharacterized protein LOC113114356, which translates into the protein MKTGADLKIYDESHTEIDQDILEELLEANPKSTLIIKDLSEEEATSSTDTLTSHSSSEQDVPSERCAKRLKTSQQDDRVGAAEEQRSAKEMVLAALKEKSKGDEILEEYKATDTLSNEMRRALVNILVGHMTERHGRIPTQKQREQYAIGIVSLFPSLKDPFSKKGYEHFYDAASGSGYLAWRLKTVQRNHSCHTERKNKSSSEQGGPNIRRDISLEHQLEGDALVEAISLLAHTGVEETIFK